The Elusimicrobiota bacterium DNA window TTGTCGCCTTTGCATACAATCGGGTTGTAGCTTATACAGGTATTCTGATTGGAACGGTTATATTTTTTTAAGTAATAGATATCTACTTCTTTGTCTTCGGTGAAAACTGCTATCTCTTCAGCACTGACAAAAATAACTTCACCTGCTCTGTCTGCTGTTACAACCGCATAAGAATCTACGGCGACTCTCTTTTCAACACCAGTTCCCGTAAAAGGCTTCTCTGAATTTAATAACGGAACAGCCTGGCGCTGCATGTTCGAGCCCATTAATGCGCGGTTTGCGTCATCATGTTCAAGAAATGGTATCAAACCTGTAGAAACAGAAACAACCTGCATTGGAGAGATATCCATAAAATCGACTTTATTCGGCTCAATAAATCCAATATTGCCTTTGTTCCTGCATGAAACAAGGTTTTGTGAAAATGCATTGTTTTTATCTAAAGCGGCATTTGCCTGGGCGATAATGAACTCATCTTCTTCATTGGCGGTTTGATAAACAATATTGTCGGTAACTTTTCCCTTTTCTACTTTGCGGTAAGGTGTTTCAATTAAACCATATTCACTTACCCTTGCATAACTTGCAAGAGATGTTATAAGCCCGATGTTTGGCCCTTCCGGTGTTTCAATAGGGCAAATTCTTCCGTAATGAGTGTGATGAACATCTCTGACTTCAAAACCTGCGCGTTTACGATGCAAACCGCCGGGTCCTAAAGCCGATAATCTTCTTTTATGCGTCAATTCTGCCAGGGGATTCGTTTGATCTAAAAATTGTGATAATTGCGAGGTTCCAAAAAATCTTCTTATTGACAAAACAAGCGGAGTTGCGTTGAATAATAATCTGGGCGTTAGAGAAGATTTTTTGTCAGCAGAATTCATGCGCTCTTTTGTGAATCTGGCTGAATTTACCAAACCGATACGTATTTGTGTTTCAAATAATTCCCCTACAGACCTTACTCTTCTATTGCCTAAATGATCGATATCATCAACTACATACCCGGGCAGCCCTGTGTTTAAATTTATTAAATATTTTAGCGTCGCGATAATATCTTCTTTAGTTAATACTCTTTTTCTTTCAGTAGGAACTGTAAAAGTGGATACAATCCTGTTATTTTTCTCCATTTCAGAGAAAATAGCTCCGAATTTTTTATTAAGTTTGTAACGGCCCACTTTGCTTAAATCATATCTTCTAAGCTTAAATAATAACGCATCTAAATAACTTTCAGCAATTTCAGACGTAATTAATTCCGGAGTATGCAGTATTTTATAAACTATGTCTATTGCTTTTTTCTTGTTCTTGGTAGGATCTTCTTTAATAGTGTGAATTATGGTAAAATTGTCCAGTTCAGGGTCTAATTTTATTATTTTGATTTCATTTATTTTTTCGGCATATTTCTTTATGTCTTCTTCTTTTATTTCATGCAGGGTTTCATTAATAATTTCGCCTGTTTTCGTGTCAATAATGTCCTCTGCGAGTATTTTACCCAGACAATCATTGAAGTTGTTCTTTTTTATTGTTTCCGTGCCGTAGAAAATATTAATAAGCTCTTTATCCGTTTCGTAACCGATAGCCCTTAATAAGACAGTTACCGGAATTTTTCTTTTTTTGTCTATGCGGACAAAAAGCACATTGTCTAAATCAAACTCAAATTCTAACCAAGCTCCGCGGTAAGGTATTATTGTAGATTTGTAAAGCTTTTTTCCAAAATGAGAAATTGGTTTCTCTTCATCCTCTTCGAAAATTACCCCGGGCGAGCGGTGAATTTGTGTTACGACTACTCTTTCCGCCCCGTTGATTATAAATGAACCTGATTCAGTCATAACAGGTAAATCACAAAGATATGCTTCCTGCTCGGCAAGTTCTTTTATCTTTCCGTTTTCAAGTTTTTGCAGCAATCTAAAAACAACTTTCAAAGACGCTTCGCAATTAAGGTCTTTGGCTATTGCTTCATCCGGCGTAATCTTTGGCTTTTCGATAATGTAATGGAGATATTGGAGTTTCAGGCTCTGGTTTGAATTTTCAATACCCTCTCCTTCGCTAGCTTCCCCAAATACATCAAGAAAGGCCTGGTGAAGACCTTGGTTTTTACGCTTTTGCGGTTCTATGTCCGTTTGCAGAAAATCTTTATAGGATAATTTCTGTAAATTTATAAGATCCGGCAAATCCATTATTGTTTTTAACTTTGCAAAATTTCTTTGCTTCATTAATTTCTTACCCCTTCACGAAAACTTAACGCAAAAATGAGTGGTTATTTAATTTCTACGGTAGCGCCAATTTCTGTAAGTTTTTTCTTGATTTCTTCGGCCTGGTCTTTTGTAACGCCTTCTTTTACTGTTTTCGGCGCGCCATCGACAAGATCTTTTGCTTCTTTCAAGCCTAAACCTGTAATTTCACGTACAGTTTTGATAACCGGAATTTTGTTTCCGCCGCAGTTTGTCAAAACAATCGTAAATTCTGTCTTTTCTTCAGGAATAGCAACAGCTCCGTCTGACGCAGGGCCGGCTACGCCGCCTACCGGCATAGAACCGAAACCAGCTGCCTGGACCCCGAACTTGTCTTCAAGAGACTTTACTAACTCTGCTAATTCAAGGACTGTCATCGTTGAAATAGCATCAATTATTGCTTCTTTACCATTAGGTTTTTCTGACATCTGTTTACACCCCCTATTAAGCTTTTTCCTTTTTATTTTTTATCTGTTCTAAAACGCAGACAAGGTTTGTTTGGTTTGCCTTTAAGACATTCATCAATTTGATTAACGGCATTTTTATTGTCAATACAGTTTTGCCGATTAAATGTTCTTTTGAGGGCAGGTTTGCTACTTTTGTAATCTCAAGTAACGAAAGCAGCTTACCAAACATGTAACCTGATTTTAATTTAAACTTATTGTGGTCTTTTGCGAATTGGATTAACTTTTTTAATATTTGGACGGGGTGTTCTTCTTTTATAAGGACTAAACCGATCGGGCCGTTTAAACCCTGGCTAAGAAGTTCAAGATTGTTGTTTTTAAAAACAAGGGAAAGTATCTTATTTTTCGGTACCTGATATTTTGAATTCATCGATCTCAGGCTTTTACGCAGTTCTTCTATTTCAAGGACACTTAAACCCTGATATTCCGTGAATACAAGATGAGGAGAAGCCTTAACTTCTTTTGTCAGTTGTTCGTAAACTTCTTTCTTTGCTTGCAATACCATTTATTAAAACCCTATTCCCAAACCAAGAGCCAGGTTTGTTTCGCCTATAAAATTTACTTCAAATACAATCGATTCGCAATGATAAATTTTTATTTTTGAACACAAAAAAAACATTGACATTATCCTTGTAACCGTCTATATATTCAAGAGAAGAATTATCTATTAACTTAATGTAGCCCCCCTGCGGACTTTTATTCCGCCGAATGGCTCAATGCAGCTTATTTTTTTGCTAACAACAAAAACCGCATGGGTTTGCTGATGTCTTCAAACCTGTCCACTGAGTTTACTGTAGGGCTATCGAAGGTATAATCACAGGAACCTATATTCCCCCACCAAGTAAACCCGCCGAAAGGAAGCCCTGAAACTTCCTTTGGAAATCTGAGTTGCTGTATCCATGTATTCTGAGCAATTTGCAAACTCACCGTATTTTAAAGAACAAAGTACAATCAAACTTAAAAAGAATTTATTGAATCCTATTTTTTAAACATTATTTATGGGGATAATTACAAACCCCGGCAGCGACCTACTCTTCCAACCGCGAATTAGCGATGAGTACCATTGGCCCTAGTGAGCTTAACTTCTGTGTTCGGAATGGGAACAGGTGTTGCCTCACCGGAAAAACCACCGGGAATTATTTTAAATTCAAGTTAATAAGAAAGTGTCATTAGTACAGATAAAAATCTAATACTACATCATTTGGATCAAAAGATATGGCCAAGACTCACAGTCAATTAGTATCAGTCAGCTCAATGCCTCACAGCACTTACACATCTGACCTATCAAACCAGTAGTCTACTGGTGACTTTAAGTCTCGATTTCTCAATCGAGAAGGGAAACCTTATCTTGAGGTGGGCTTCCCGCTTAGATGCTTTCAGCGGTTATCCCGTACCAGCAATAGCT harbors:
- the rpoB gene encoding DNA-directed RNA polymerase subunit beta, whose translation is MKQRNFAKLKTIMDLPDLINLQKLSYKDFLQTDIEPQKRKNQGLHQAFLDVFGEASEGEGIENSNQSLKLQYLHYIIEKPKITPDEAIAKDLNCEASLKVVFRLLQKLENGKIKELAEQEAYLCDLPVMTESGSFIINGAERVVVTQIHRSPGVIFEEDEEKPISHFGKKLYKSTIIPYRGAWLEFEFDLDNVLFVRIDKKRKIPVTVLLRAIGYETDKELINIFYGTETIKKNNFNDCLGKILAEDIIDTKTGEIINETLHEIKEEDIKKYAEKINEIKIIKLDPELDNFTIIHTIKEDPTKNKKKAIDIVYKILHTPELITSEIAESYLDALLFKLRRYDLSKVGRYKLNKKFGAIFSEMEKNNRIVSTFTVPTERKRVLTKEDIIATLKYLINLNTGLPGYVVDDIDHLGNRRVRSVGELFETQIRIGLVNSARFTKERMNSADKKSSLTPRLLFNATPLVLSIRRFFGTSQLSQFLDQTNPLAELTHKRRLSALGPGGLHRKRAGFEVRDVHHTHYGRICPIETPEGPNIGLITSLASYARVSEYGLIETPYRKVEKGKVTDNIVYQTANEEDEFIIAQANAALDKNNAFSQNLVSCRNKGNIGFIEPNKVDFMDISPMQVVSVSTGLIPFLEHDDANRALMGSNMQRQAVPLLNSEKPFTGTGVEKRVAVDSYAVVTADRAGEVIFVSAEEIAVFTEDKEVDIYYLKKYNRSNQNTCISYNPIVCKGDKVKKKEVIADGLCTSDGQLALGQNALIAFMSWEGYNFEDAILVSEKVVRDDKFTSIHIQEFQVEARDTKIGPEEITRDIPNVGAEDLLNLDETGIIRIGVEVGPGDILVGKTTPKGEQQVTMEERLLKAIFGKKAEDVADASLRVPPGVTGKVINVQVLNRWEKLTKKTEKKRINEIHDEHKNEIKKLHVLREELLESAKDKASKDKIVKFIQKKEEGLEIAREMKKEQIKSGDGLPITVNKVVKVYIASKRRLQVGDKLAGRHGNKGVVSKILPLEDMPRLPDGTPVDIVLSPLGVPSRMNVGQLLEAMLSWASSVLGEQMITPIFDGAKEHEVIEMIKKAKDHLRQQGMPEEYMPSDDCRITLFDGRNGDKFMEKITIGNMYIMKLFHMVEDKIHARSTGPYSLITRQPLGGKAQFGGQRFGEMEIWAIEGYGAAHTLREILTVKSDDVSGRTKVYEAIIKGKSLPESGVPEAFKVLVKELQGVALNIELLKSGSSGNKVHNQKQQKEKVLA
- the rplJ gene encoding 50S ribosomal protein L10; this encodes MVLQAKKEVYEQLTKEVKASPHLVFTEYQGLSVLEIEELRKSLRSMNSKYQVPKNKILSLVFKNNNLELLSQGLNGPIGLVLIKEEHPVQILKKLIQFAKDHNKFKLKSGYMFGKLLSLLEITKVANLPSKEHLIGKTVLTIKMPLIKLMNVLKANQTNLVCVLEQIKNKKEKA
- the rplL gene encoding 50S ribosomal protein L7/L12, coding for MSEKPNGKEAIIDAISTMTVLELAELVKSLEDKFGVQAAGFGSMPVGGVAGPASDGAVAIPEEKTEFTIVLTNCGGNKIPVIKTVREITGLGLKEAKDLVDGAPKTVKEGVTKDQAEEIKKKLTEIGATVEIK